CATGTATTTTTGAAACGGCTACCCCTCAAGCCTTTAAAGAAGATGGGTTCAATGCCTGCATCAGCTCAACGTGGTTTAACTGCATGCTCTTTGCTCGAACACGGTGCCCTGGTCAAACATGGGTGCGAACAAAGTTAAAGGCAGCTACAGACGGACTGGATCATCTGATGTTCCAGTTTTACGTCACCGGGGAACATACATGGCAGAAAAAAGGTGATTACTTAGTTCTGCCAAGAAGAGGAATACTGGTCTTTGACTTATCTCAGGAAGTAACATCAATTACCACGCACGCTGAAACAATTGTCTTGATAATTCCAAAACTTCTACTCTCACAATATATTGACATTTCCCACAATTATCACATGAAGATATTTTATCCGGATAGCTCTTTGACACTAGCTCTTTATGATCATGTCTTAACTCTAGACCGTCTAAGGACAGATTTAAGTGTATCAGAAGCCCAGCTGCTGTTACCTGCAACCCTTTCCTTGGTCTCAGCATGTATCAATTCAACGCTAAATTGGGATAATCCCGCGCAACTGACCGCACTTAAGAGTACGTTCAAGCATAGACTAACAGATCTGATTGATAGAAACCTTAGCAACCACAATCTCAGTACACTCTTGGTTTCAGGACAAATGGGTATGTCTAGGGCTACCCTTTATCGCTTCCTTGAAGATTGTGGAGGGGTAGAGAGCTTTATTCGTAAAAGACGGTTAGACCATGCGGCAAAGCTTCTAAGTGATCCTCGTAATATACGGCAAAAAATCTACGACATAGCAAATGAAGTCGGTTACAAAACCGAAGCAGGCTTTTGTAAAGCCTTCAAGCGTCAGTTCGGAATCACTCCCAGTGATGCTAGAAACTCTTACGCCGACATCGAACAAAAAAACATAAACATTGAGGGTGCTTTAGACAGAAGCTATGAAGAGTGGATCCGATCAATGTAACGCACCTGCTCTATTTTTTTGGGCGTTGTTGCAATATTCAGTAAGGTGACTATAGGTTTGTCAAACTTTCTTTGATCGAAGCGATATTTATGCCCTTTAAACACTTAAATGATCGGCGTCACAAGTTTAGCAAAGCCCAACTCAAAGTCACCAACTGGGCCCACTATAATGAGAGCTTGCGTCGTCGTGGGGATATTGCCATTTGGGTTGATGCCAGCGTTGCAAACAGCTGGTTGGCTCCAGCTGTCAAGCGCCGCGGCCGACCTAGCACATTCTCAGATCTGGCCATAGAAACCTGTTTGAGGGCACGCTCTGTTTTTGGTCTTGCCCTGCGTCAAACGCAGGGGTTTATGCGTTCTATCTTCACCCTTATGAAGCTGGTTTGTGAGCGGTTGGTAAACCCGACCTTTCTCTAGAAACTAGGCCCACTATACTCCGCTTTGCGGAGTATAGTTCCACGGCAGCAACTCGTTGATGCGATTGATTTTGTGACCCGCAATACGCTCCAGCACCCAGCTCAGCCACGCCTGTGGATCCACGCCGTTGAGTTTTGCAGTTTCAATGAGGGTGTAAGCGATGGCCATCGCCTCTCCCCCCTTTTGCGATCCGGCAAAGGTCCAGTTGCGTCGGCCAAGAGCCACAGGCTTGATCGCCCGCTCACAGCTGTTATTGTCCAGCTCCACAAAACCATGATCAAGATAGGGTTTGACCTTAGGGAGACGGGTCAAAGCATAGCGCATGGCTTTGGCCAGCGGTGACTTACCCGAGATCTTTGGTAACTGCGCGTGCAGCCAGCTTTCCAAACTTTCTAAAATGGGTTTTGCCTCCCGTTGTCGGGCACTCTGGCGCACCTCCGCTGGTTGGCCGCGCACCGTCTTTTCGATTGCATAAAGCTTGGCAATCCGCAAGATCACTTCTTGAGCGATGGCCGAACCTGTGGCCTGATAAATCTCGACGAATTTGCGGCGGATGTGGGCCATACAGGCCATCTCCTGTGTCATCTGCGCTGCAAACAGAGCATTAAAGCCTGCATAACCATCGGCATGGACAAATCCTTCATAGTCTTTCAAATGCGTTTCCGGGTGTTCGCCTTTCCGATCTAGAGTGAACCGGTAGTCAGCTGCCGGCGGGGCGGGCCCTGTCCATGGTCTTTCATCACGCACATACGCCCACACTCTGGCGGTTTTGGTTTTCTTGTTCCCCGGGGCCTGTAGCTTGACCGGGGTATCATCGGCAAACAAGGCCTGTCCCTGACGCACATGCTTGGCAATGGCGTCCGCCAGCGGCTTAAGCAAAGCGGTGGATTTCCCAACCCAACCTGCCAGTGTGGAGCGGCTAAGGTCCAGCCCCTCACGCGCATATATCTGAGATTGACGATATAAGGGAAGGTGATCGCAAAATTTGCTGACAAGAACATGTGCCAGAAGTCCGGGACCAGGCCGTCCGCGTTCAATCGGACGCGGGGGGAGAGATGCTTGAGCAAATGTCTCACAACACGCACAGGCTTTACGAGGACGTACAAACTGCCGCACCACAAACCGGCCGGGGATATAATCCAGCTCCTCGGTAACATCTTCTCCCACGGTTTTGAGTGCACCACCACACGCAGTGCACGCATCCCCCACCTCCAGAACTTCCGTGCTCCGCGGCAGGCTTTTGGGCAAGGTTTTCCGTTTGGGCTTGTGTCGGCCACTGTGTCACTGGCCCCAACAACGTCCTGCTTTCCCAAGGAGAGCAACAGTTGCTCAAGATTTTCCGAACGGGTGCCAAACCGGTGGCGATTGGCGCCATGCAGTTGCTGCTGCAGCTGCGCAACCTTCAAAGTCAGCGCCTTTACCTCTTCTCCCAAAAGCGTGACAAGGCCTTTGAGTTCAGCAGCGCTATCCGGGAGATTTTGAAGGTTCACAAGCATGTAATGCTTTTACCATATTGGCCCTGAAACCGCGCCTTAAAACGCGGTTTCTACTATGAATTCCAAGGAATTCTAAACAGTTAGCCACTGGTGAGCGGCCGCCATGTTTTCCGGGGCAGGCGCCAGTCAATCCCTTCCAGTAGCAGCGTCAGCTGTGCCGGGGAGAGGCTGACTTTACCTTGGTTTGCGGCAGGCCAGACAAAATGACCACGTTCCAACCTTTTGGAGAAAAGACAAGCGCCTTGCGTATCCCACCAAATCAACTTGAGTAAATCGCCACGCCGTCCGCGAAACACAAACAAGTGACCGCTGAAGGGATCTTCTTGCAAAACGGTTTCCGCTTTCGCCGCTAACGAGTTAAAGCCACAGCGCATGTCGGTTATGCCTGCGGCAAGCCATACCTTGGTGTTGCTGGGAACCGGAATCATACAGCCAGCTCCTGAAGCAAAGTGGTAACTTGCGGAAGGCTCAAACTGCCTGAAAGCCGAACCTCATGACCTGATGTCATGCGGATTTCCATCACCAATGCAGGCTCGGAACCGGTTTCTGGCGGCGTAGGATCGCAGAGCGTCGATGTCGAGTCCGGAAGCTCCTCAACACTGACAGGAATAAAGGGCTGCCCCGTTGGTTCTGCATTATGGTCTCTCTCAGAAGGATTGTAACGCTCATCCTTTAGCCAATTATAGAGACGTCCTTTGTTCAACCCATGGCGGCGGGCAACCTGAGCCACAGACTCCTTGGCAGACATTGCCTCCTGACAGATCGCCCGTTTGTCCTTGGTACTCCAAGGAACTTTAGTATTGAACTTCATTCATTCTGTCCTGCATGGTTAACTCATGTGGACTATAATTTATGCGGTTCAAAACTGTTAGGTCGGGCAAACCGGACGGACACGTCGCTTCAGTTCCTTGAGTTGTTCTGTACCCATCCCACCGTACTTCTTCTTCCAACGGTAATAAGTTTGCTCGGTAACACCCATCTGGCGGATCGCATCTACGCGCGACATCCCTTGTCCCATCAGGACTTCAACCTGCCGCAACTTAACGACAATCTCTTCTGGCTTTGGTCTCTTGATTCCCATATCAAATCCTCCGTTTTCCTAATCGTAAACGTGGACCACTTCATTGGGGGAAGCTCACATGGCCAGATAACCTGGCCCTTTCAAGTAGCTGTCAAAATCATCGAACAACGCCTTGATGGCACCCGCCTGAGCCAGCTGCTCCCGGTACATCCAAATGGTTTTGGCGTCGGGAACACGATCCTCTAGTCCCACCCCTAAAAGCGGATGAATGACAAGCGATCACGCAGCTGATATTCAGCCAGATCATCCGACAGGTTATACAGGGCACACAAGATGATCGCCTTGAACATTAAGACCGCATCCCAGGGTTTGCGCCCCGCTTTGGACTTGCGACCTTCTGAGCGCTGACGCCAGATGCTTTCAAGCCGAGCGCAAAAACTCTCTCATGGAACGAGTGTATCGATCTTTACCAGCGGATCATTGCTTGCGTCGAGATCCTTATAGCGAGTGGCAATATCAAAAAATCCAAGCTGCCCCATGAACCCTCAAACTATTCATTTCAAGTCATTGACTATACAACAAAAAAGCAGAATTGGAATTTTTAGAGGTGCCCTACAATACCAAACGACTGCATTGTGCTCTGGGTTACCGCCCGCCGGTTCCGGAAGTCATTATTCCGATGGACCAAAGACCAGCCATGCACTAACTTTCAAAGCGGACCATTCAAACGGGGCTATTCAATACAGGCTTACAGCTTTGTCGAACAACTCCAAGTACAAACGCCTTTGAGTGCATCACCAGATAAAGAACAACGCGGAACTTTATAGTTTCATAAAACAATTAGTCCACCTTTTGCTTTAACTTGTTGTATACGCGTACCTTCGGAAGACTGTGTCTACTTTTCAAAGGTACGCTGTAGTTTGCAGTGGGCGCTCTGTAAGAGCGTTTAGTTTTTCGCCCACCAATTATCATATTGATACCCATAAATAGGTGTGTACTCTGGGTGAGAGACGTTTTGCCATCTACCTACCCACTCCGCTGGATTATGGTACAAGGGGATCGCATAAAAGCCGGAAATAAGCACTCGATCGAAGGCGCGAACAGAGTCAATAAATTCCTGCTTGGTACGTGCCGCGACTATTTTGCTGGTTAACTCGTCTATTGCTGGATCCGATGCGCCAACAATATTGCGTGAACCTTTTGTTTTTGCTGCTGATGATGACCAGCGAGAGTACTGTTCGGCTCCAGGAGACAAGGATGACCACCAACGATTAAAGAGCATCTCAAACTCGAAATTGGCTCGTCTTTGTTCAAATTGAGAGGCATCTACTGTTCGTATCACCATGCTAATTCCAATGCGCTCCATAATGCGTTGTAGTGAAAGTGCCACGCGCTCTTCTTCTTTTTTGCGCACCAGTAATTCGAATTCTAACGGCGTGCCGTCCTTGGCATCAACCATTTGTCTATTTTTAAGGGTGTATCCGGCTTTCCTGAGAAGGTTTATTGCTTCGTGGAGCACTTTTCGGTCATGGCCACTTCCATCCGTTTCAGTTGGAAACCATGTGCCATTTAATATGTTTTCTGGAATTTGGCTGGAGTAGGGTACTAATAAAGCTCTCTCCCGTTTACTTGCAGGTCTACCGATTGAGGATAGCTCTGAATTGTCCCAGTATCCGGCTGTACGAGCATACACTCCATTGAATAGAGTTCGGTTGATGAATTTAAAGTCAAGAAGTAGGCTAAGGGCTCGCCGTACGTTTTTATCATTGAACTTATCTAGTCTGGTATTGAAGGCAATGCCATCCATGTTGGCAGGTGTTTTTTTCTCGAAAACTTCCTTAAAAACCCGTCCCTCTTGAAAAGCTGGGAAATTAAATCCATTCACCCAAAAGTTTGGACTCTCAAATTGCATGGCATACACGTCGCCTTTTTTGAAAGCTTCGTGTAAAGCATTACTGTCACGGTAATAGTCAATGATAATTTCATCAAAATTATCAAAACCAATTTTGACAGGTAGATTTTTGCCCCAATAGTTTGGGTTGCGTTTGTAAACAATGCGCCTCCCAGGCTGAACTTCGGAAACAGTGTAAGGGCCGGACCCAAGGGGAGGGGTTAGAGTAGACTGATCAAAGGTTTCCACATTAGTGGCTGCTTTTGAAAAAATTGGGGCCAATGAAATAAGCAATGGTAGTTCTCGATTATTTCCATCTTTGAAATGTAGTTTGACTGAACGTTCACCCGTCTGTTCAAATTTTGTAATTTGCTTATACCAGCCAGAATACGGTGGCCTTCCTTTGTCCCGCAAAAGCTGGAGGGAAAAAATAATATCTTCAACTGTAATTGGTGTCTTATTGGAAAATTGGGCGGCTTGGTTAAGTCTAAACTCAATCCAGTTTCTTGTATCGGGCATGCGGACAGATTCTGCAATATGAGCATAAAGGCTGAAAGCCTCATTGCTAGAGCGCATGAGCAAGCTTTCAAAAATATTGCTTCCCATTTGGCGCTCTTTCATTCCTCTAGCTGTGGTCCATGCTCCTTTGAGTATAAATTGGTTTAAACTGTCGAAGGTACCTTGAACACCAACCTTCATTTGCCCACCTTTGGGCGCATTGGGATTAGCGTAAGGTAAGTGAGGAAAGTCCGCGGGTAGGGCTGGTTGACCATGCATTGCTATTGCGTGAGACCAAGCGATACGTTCTTCGGCATGAGATATAGAGCAAAAAAACAAAAAAAAGGAAAAGATCAACAACTTTAAGAAAACAGTTTTTAATAGAAAATATTGATATATAGATTCTCGGCGAACACCGTACAAAATAGGCATAAAACCTCCAACTCACACTGAATATCTCTATTCATAATCGGTTTTGAATAAAATTCTAGGGCATGAGGTTTGGGAAAAGCGGGCACTTCACGGTATTCTGTAGCTAGAATTTTGCCTCATTCCTGTTTAAACAAGGGGCAACTGCTTCGGGTTGATTTGGTCTAGCCATGTAATTTATATAGTCAGGTGCTATTAAACGTGGTCTTGGTAGAAAGAGCATCTCACTCCCAAATTGCACAGTAAGTTTTCAGGTAGTGCTCATTCGGGTTTTATTGGGAGCACACAACTAAAGGAATTTGGAATGGCCAAAATTGTTAAGCGCATGCTCATGGGCGGAGCTATTGCTGCAGTGGCTGGGCTTGGTATTTCTGGTTCAGTTTCTGCTCAAACTCAGCCCGAGGATGCATGGGTTAAGGTCTGTAATACTGATCCAAAAACCAAAAAAGAGTTCTGCTTTATTAGTCAGGAACTCCGTACTGATACAGGTCAGTTTTTAGCACAGGCTGTCGTTACTGAAGTTTCGGGTGAGGCCCGTAAAAGACTTCGTATGGCAGTCCCCCCTGGAATGTTGTTGCAGCCAGGGTTGGGTGTGCAGATCGACGGTGCAAATAAAACAGCAGCAAAATACTCTATCTGCTACCCTAACGCCTGTTTCGCGGAAATGGTTATCGATGATAAATTCATTGGTAATATGAAGCGTGGTGGTAAGCTGGTAATTTCTACTTATAATCAGCAGGGTAAGATTCGTCCGTTTGACCTGACTTTGAGTGGCTTTACTCGAGTTTATGACGGAGAACCTATTAAGCCGGAAGAGTTGCGGGCAAAGCAAGAGCGTTTACAAAGTGAATTGCAAAAAAGAGCAGAAGCTGCACGCCAACGCCTTATTGAGCAACAACGTAAAGCTAGTGAAACCTCCAACTAGCAGTTGCTGTAATAGTTGAAATAAAAAAGCCGCTCCAGTGTTCGGGGCGGCTTTCTTTTTTGGAGCTATAGTTTAGTGAATATCTACATCTCTTGGAATTAATTCACCGTTTTCCGTTTCATCAAACAATTCTTCTAATTGCGGGTTTCGAAGCGGTTCTCCGCTTTCGTCCTGCTCCAAATTTTGCTCAGACACATAGGCAATGTACTCGGTTTCCTCGTTCTCAGCTAAAAGATGATAAAAAGGTTGATCTTTTGAGGGACGTACATCCTCCGGAATTGCTTCCCACCACTCTTCTGTATTGTCAAAAGTGGGGTCCACGTCGAATATCACACCTCTAAAAGGGTAGAGTCGGTGCTTGACCACCTGACCAATGTGAAATTTGGCAGACCTAATTTTCTCCATAATACTCTCACAATCCGAGGAATTCCAACACCCTCCCATGGGGAGTGCGTGGTATTAGCGAAGTGTATAGGGCAAGGATAGCTTATGTGCAAACAAGTAGTTTTATTATCCTTGATAGGCCTGTGCCAACTCTGGATCTTTTTCGCATACTAAGTCTGCGAGATCACATATGACTTTGGCTTGTTTCCACGTGGCATCGTCTTGCATTTTGCCGTCAATCATAACAGCGCCTGTTCCATCGGGCATTGCCTCCAGTATCTTGCGGGCAAACTTTGTCTCTTCTACGTCGGGAGAAAAGACCCGCTTGGCAATTGCTACTTGGCTAGGGTGGAGAGACCAAGTGCCAACACAACCCATAAGGAAAGCATTCCTGAATTGAACTTCACATGCTTCGGGATCACTAAAGTCTCCAAACGGGCCATAGAAAGCTTTAATACCATGAGCCATGCAAGCATCAACCATTTTCCCGATTGTGTAATGCCATAGGTCCTGCTGATACCCAGTGCGTTGGCTATTAATTGCAGAATCTGCCAGCACTTTATATTCGGGATGACCTCCTCCAACTCGTGTTGTTTTCATCCCACGGGATGCCGCTAGATCTGCAGGTCCAAGGCTCATTCCATGCATTCGTGGGCTACTGGCTGCAATAGCTTCGATATTATTTACCCCTTCTGCAGTTTCTAAAATTGCGTGGATCAAGATGGGCTTTTTGATTCCCGATTTTGCTTCCAGTTGTGCAAGGAGTTGATCTAGAAAGTGAATATCCCATGGTCCATTGACTTTGGGCAACATGATTACGTCAAGTTTGTTGCCACATTGAGTTACAATTTCAGTAAGGTCATCCAAAACCCAAGGGCTTTCAAGGGAGTTAATGCGGGTCCACAGTTTGGTTGAACCAAAATCATTTGCCTTGGCCATTTCAATAAAGCCCTGCCGTGCAGCTTCTTTTTGGTCCGCAGGGATTGCGTCTTCTAAATTACCGAGGATCACATCAACCTGATTAATTAGTTGTGGTATTTTTGCTCTGATTTTTTCTAAATGCGGAGGTACAAAGTGTATCATTCGCTCAAGAGCTACAGGCGGTTCACGGAATGGTGCGGGTGCGCCAATAGCCAGGGGCTGGTAGAAGCTACGGTAGGTCTTCATTTGAAACTATCTCCCAAAATTTCAAGTGACCAAATGGGTCATTGTCACGCTTGAGTATAATGCTTTTTGCACAACCCTAAATCCACCCAAGGAACTAGTTTATACGTAAATTTAAAGTTGTAGACTAATATTCGTTTGTAAGTGACTGATATTTCACAATTTTAAAGACTACTTTTTAGGCCCATTTCTTGAGAATCCACATCCATTGTGTAGGTTTCTCTCGTATCCAGTCCTCAAATTGATCATGTATTGCCTGAGTAGCAACGATGGAATCTGCTTTCTTGTCCTTTGTGACGGGGTAAGGTATCCGCACTGCCTCAATTTCAAAGTGGGATCCCTTTGTTCTGATGGAGCGGATTGCTATGAGGGGCCTGTTTGAGTTTCTAGCGAGTAAAGCAGGTATGTGCGTTGCCTTTGCCGTTTGATTAAAAAACTGAACTTTCACGCCGCGTTTGTCGCGTACATCAGCTACAAAGCAGGGTGAGCCTCCGCTGCGTAATACTGCAATTAGTTTGCGTGCTGTGTCATGGCCCTTACTAAATAGGCCTTTCCGATAGAAGTTTACTCGTTGTTTCATAAGGAATGCTTCAGAAAGAGGGTTGGAAAGTGCTTGGTATACACCAGCTAGTTCAATTCCAAGGTCTCCTGCTCGTAAACCAACGAGCTCCCAGTTGCCACTGTGCATGGTAACAAAGACGGCGTTTCCGCCTTGACAGGCGTGCGTTATTATCTCTGGATTAATAAGTGTGACGCGCTCCTTGTCAGATATGAACCGATCAAGCAGGACGGTCTCTGCAGCTACACGCCCCAAATTGTTCCATACCCCTTTCATGATTTTGTCAGCGTCATCACCATTTATTTCTGGATAGGCGGCAAGGAGGTTGGCTTTTGCTCGTATTTGTCGTTTTGTTCTAGGGGCAACAATCTCCCAAAGTTTACCCATAAAACCTGATGCCAAATCTAAAGGCATGAGGTGTAGAATGCCGCTCATCAGGATAAGCCCAACCCATTCCAATCTCCGCAAAAGCTTTTTTGTCGAGTTGGCTCTCAACTGTAGTTAATCCTTCTTCCAGTTCGTTTGCATAGAAACTGTATTCCTAGCATGATAATTCCTCAAAGTTGGAGGGTGTGTATATGTTCTTGGATTTAGCTAAGCGAAATGAGAAACGCAATAATGCCCTATGTATAGTTCACAATGGAAAAGAAGAGTAGTGCAGGAAGTGGCCGGAAAAATATAATTGCCACCCAACACTTTGTAGTGAAAGTGGGGCATAAGCAACATTTCTCAACTGGATCTAAATATGTGTAAGATGGTAAACTGAGGGGGATGAAGTACCCCCTCTGAGCTTACATGTCACTTATTGAGAGTGAAATGTATCTTGCATCAGGCGGGGTAAGTTCCAGGTTGGCGCAATTCCTTCACGCATTAAAACTTTTCGAACCATGGGGATTTTTACGGCGCTCAGTAACCCCAAGGTTCTGATTGCCTGTATAGGTAGGGCATCACTCAAGAGTGATCTGTTCAATAAATCAACTGCGTTAGTCCGTGTGATGATGTCTGCAGAGCGGCTTCTTTCAAAAGCTGCAAGCATGGAGTTATTTCCAAGGGCTTGAGAGTGTTTTTTGGCTTGAAAAGCGAGGTCGGTTGCTACTGCAATGTCGCGTATGGATAAATTAAGTCCCTGAGCCCCAATAGGAGGGAAGGCGTGAGCAGCTTCCCCTATTAGAATGGACCGATTTCCTGACAACCGTAACGCTCGGAAGCC
This genomic window from Pseudovibrio sp. M1P-2-3 contains:
- a CDS encoding transposase; amino-acid sequence: MPFKHLNDRRHKFSKAQLKVTNWAHYNESLRRRGDIAIWVDASVANSWLAPAVKRRGRPSTFSDLAIETCLRARSVFGLALRQTQGFMRSIFTLMKLVCERLVNPTFL
- a CDS encoding lysophospholipid acyltransferase family protein encodes the protein MRANSTKKLLRRLEWVGLILMSGILHLMPLDLASGFMGKLWEIVAPRTKRQIRAKANLLAAYPEINGDDADKIMKGVWNNLGRVAAETVLLDRFISDKERVTLINPEIITHACQGGNAVFVTMHSGNWELVGLRAGDLGIELAGVYQALSNPLSEAFLMKQRVNFYRKGLFSKGHDTARKLIAVLRSGGSPCFVADVRDKRGVKVQFFNQTAKATHIPALLARNSNRPLIAIRSIRTKGSHFEIEAVRIPYPVTKDKKADSIVATQAIHDQFEDWIREKPTQWMWILKKWA
- a CDS encoding invasion associated locus B family protein, with the protein product MAKIVKRMLMGGAIAAVAGLGISGSVSAQTQPEDAWVKVCNTDPKTKKEFCFISQELRTDTGQFLAQAVVTEVSGEARKRLRMAVPPGMLLQPGLGVQIDGANKTAAKYSICYPNACFAEMVIDDKFIGNMKRGGKLVISTYNQQGKIRPFDLTLSGFTRVYDGEPIKPEELRAKQERLQSELQKRAEAARQRLIEQQRKASETSN
- a CDS encoding extracellular solute-binding protein, which translates into the protein MPILYGVRRESIYQYFLLKTVFLKLLIFSFFLFFCSISHAEERIAWSHAIAMHGQPALPADFPHLPYANPNAPKGGQMKVGVQGTFDSLNQFILKGAWTTARGMKERQMGSNIFESLLMRSSNEAFSLYAHIAESVRMPDTRNWIEFRLNQAAQFSNKTPITVEDIIFSLQLLRDKGRPPYSGWYKQITKFEQTGERSVKLHFKDGNNRELPLLISLAPIFSKAATNVETFDQSTLTPPLGSGPYTVSEVQPGRRIVYKRNPNYWGKNLPVKIGFDNFDEIIIDYYRDSNALHEAFKKGDVYAMQFESPNFWVNGFNFPAFQEGRVFKEVFEKKTPANMDGIAFNTRLDKFNDKNVRRALSLLLDFKFINRTLFNGVYARTAGYWDNSELSSIGRPASKRERALLVPYSSQIPENILNGTWFPTETDGSGHDRKVLHEAINLLRKAGYTLKNRQMVDAKDGTPLEFELLVRKKEEERVALSLQRIMERIGISMVIRTVDASQFEQRRANFEFEMLFNRWWSSLSPGAEQYSRWSSSAAKTKGSRNIVGASDPAIDELTSKIVAARTKQEFIDSVRAFDRVLISGFYAIPLYHNPAEWVGRWQNVSHPEYTPIYGYQYDNWWAKN
- the hspQ gene encoding heat shock protein HspQ, encoding MEKIRSAKFHIGQVVKHRLYPFRGVIFDVDPTFDNTEEWWEAIPEDVRPSKDQPFYHLLAENEETEYIAYVSEQNLEQDESGEPLRNPQLEELFDETENGELIPRDVDIH
- the tnpB gene encoding IS66 family insertion sequence element accessory protein TnpB (TnpB, as the term is used for proteins encoded by IS66 family insertion elements, is considered an accessory protein, since TnpC, encoded by a neighboring gene, is a DDE family transposase.); the encoded protein is MIPVPSNTKVWLAAGITDMRCGFNSLAAKAETVLQEDPFSGHLFVFRGRRGDLLKLIWWDTQGACLFSKRLERGHFVWPAANQGKVSLSPAQLTLLLEGIDWRLPRKTWRPLTSG
- a CDS encoding AraC family transcriptional regulator — translated: MSILIDHEVVPRDRKLTHSTFNTSVVAKSEQYDIWQTSISCIFETATPQAFKEDGFNACISSTWFNCMLFARTRCPGQTWVRTKLKAATDGLDHLMFQFYVTGEHTWQKKGDYLVLPRRGILVFDLSQEVTSITTHAETIVLIIPKLLLSQYIDISHNYHMKIFYPDSSLTLALYDHVLTLDRLRTDLSVSEAQLLLPATLSLVSACINSTLNWDNPAQLTALKSTFKHRLTDLIDRNLSNHNLSTLLVSGQMGMSRATLYRFLEDCGGVESFIRKRRLDHAAKLLSDPRNIRQKIYDIANEVGYKTEAGFCKAFKRQFGITPSDARNSYADIEQKNINIEGALDRSYEEWIRSM
- the tnpA gene encoding IS66-like element accessory protein TnpA, yielding MKFNTKVPWSTKDKRAICQEAMSAKESVAQVARRHGLNKGRLYNWLKDERYNPSERDHNAEPTGQPFIPVSVEELPDSTSTLCDPTPPETGSEPALVMEIRMTSGHEVRLSGSLSLPQVTTLLQELAV
- a CDS encoding HpcH/HpaI aldolase/citrate lyase family protein, with the translated sequence MKTYRSFYQPLAIGAPAPFREPPVALERMIHFVPPHLEKIRAKIPQLINQVDVILGNLEDAIPADQKEAARQGFIEMAKANDFGSTKLWTRINSLESPWVLDDLTEIVTQCGNKLDVIMLPKVNGPWDIHFLDQLLAQLEAKSGIKKPILIHAILETAEGVNNIEAIAASSPRMHGMSLGPADLAASRGMKTTRVGGGHPEYKVLADSAINSQRTGYQQDLWHYTIGKMVDACMAHGIKAFYGPFGDFSDPEACEVQFRNAFLMGCVGTWSLHPSQVAIAKRVFSPDVEETKFARKILEAMPDGTGAVMIDGKMQDDATWKQAKVICDLADLVCEKDPELAQAYQG